In a single window of the Aquarana catesbeiana isolate 2022-GZ linkage group LG13, ASM4218655v1, whole genome shotgun sequence genome:
- the VPS72 gene encoding LOW QUALITY PROTEIN: vacuolar protein sorting-associated protein 72 homolog (The sequence of the model RefSeq protein was modified relative to this genomic sequence to represent the inferred CDS: inserted 1 base in 1 codon), with the protein MSLAELRAPRKTAGNRMSGLLGREEEDEFYKTTYGGFNEESGDEEYNEDRSASEDEVDSDFDIDEGEEPTSDHEEDEPKRKRRVVTKAYKEPIKLLKPKPKPKPDAASSSTPKSRPEKPPPQETTEDSVDSRKQMRQSTTEHTRQTFLRMQERQVQSRKKKGPHLDRPLTQEELLEEAKITEEINIRSLENYERLEADKKKHVQKKRRCVGPTIRYHCVTMPLITDLNVKEENVDVEGLEQEQMGDSSTGPPASKCSRTFITFSDDEVFDQIFPRTKAKLPIREVCPVTHKPAQYXDPITDIPYYNARSFKIIREAYKKYITAHGLPNAAMAGTMGPAASAPDSGQRSTRQKIVIKQSVPVT; encoded by the exons ATGAGCCTAGCGGAGCTGAGAGCGCCGAGGAAGACGGCGGGGAACCGCATGTCCGGCCTGCTGGGCCGGGAGGAGGAGGACGAGTTCTACAAGACCACCTACGGCGGCTTCAATGAG gaATCCGGTGACGAGGAATATAACGAGGATCGCTCCGCGAGCGAGGATGAAGTGGACTCCGACTTTGACATCGATGAGGGTGAGGAGCCGACCAGCGACCACGAGGAGGACGAGCCAAAAAGGAAGCGCCGAGTGGTGACCAAAGCATATAAG GAGCCGATCAAGCTTCTCAAACCTAAACCCAAACCTAAACCAGATGCAGCTTCAAGCAGCACACCCAAGAGCCGCCCAGAGAAGCCTCCCCCCCAGGAGACCACAGAGGACAGCGTGGACA GTCGGAAGCAGATGCGGCAGTCCACCACCGAGCACACCCGGCAGACTTTCCTACGCATGCAGGAGCGCCAGGTCCAGTCTCGTAAGAAGAAAGGTCCCCATCTTGACCGGccactgacacaggaggagctaCTGGAGGAAGCCAAGATCACAGAGGAGATCAACATCCGTTCACTAG AAAATTACGAGCGCCTAGAAGCCGACAAGAAGAAGCACGTGCAGAAGAAGAGGCGCTGCGTTGGACCGACCATTCGCTATCACTGTGTGACCATGCCGCTCATCACCGACCTCAACGTGAAGGAGGAGAACGTGGACGTGGAGGG GTTGGAGCAGGAGCAGATGGGGGATTCCTCCACTGGACCCCCTGCAAGCAAATGCTCCCGCACCTTCATCACCTTCTCCGACGATGAAGTCTTCGACCAGATCTTCCCCAGGACCAAAGCCAAGCTGCCCATCCGAGAGGTCTGTCCGGTCACCCACAAACCGGCCCAGT CGGACCCCATCACCGACATCCCCTATTACAACGCCCGCTCCTTCAAGATCATCCGTGAGGCCTATAAGAAGTACATCACCGCTCACGGCCTGCCCAACGCCGCCATGGCTGGCACTATGGGCCCGGCCGCCTCAGCGCCTGACTCGGGCCAGCGCAGCACGCGGCAGAAGATCGTTATCAAGCAGAGCGTTCCGGTTACATAA